The proteins below come from a single Mucilaginibacter mali genomic window:
- a CDS encoding 3-oxoacyl-[acyl-carrier-protein] synthase III C-terminal domain-containing protein, whose amino-acid sequence MIHQNGKAVFKWAVQQMSQKVLELLEINRMLASELDWIILHSANLRIIEAVAEATGFPLSRMLTSIESFGNTSSASIPLAWDMAAQSGKLRQGNKVLLLGFGGGLTYAGVIIEV is encoded by the coding sequence ATGATCCATCAGAATGGTAAGGCGGTGTTCAAATGGGCGGTACAGCAAATGAGCCAAAAGGTTCTTGAACTATTGGAAATAAATAGAATGCTGGCCAGCGAGTTGGATTGGATAATTTTACATAGCGCTAACCTTCGAATTATTGAAGCAGTGGCCGAAGCAACAGGTTTTCCACTAAGTCGCATGCTCACCAGCATTGAATCATTTGGTAACACATCCTCCGCTTCAATACCCTTGGCCTGGGATATGGCCGCCCAATCAGGTAAGTTAAGACAGGGAAATAAAGTATTATTGCTTGGTTTCGGTGGCGGGTTAACTTATGCAGGTGTAATTATAGAGGTATAA
- a CDS encoding group III truncated hemoglobin, which yields MMDKRGINNLADIRYMIRLFHYAVISDPITGPPFSGKIDLSDVAHFNGICAYWEAALLKTSGYTGNPFAHYAPLTLTQVQFNRWLQLFEQVIDRYFEGETAADAKETAQAMSNLLMFRLSKSK from the coding sequence ATGATGGATAAACGTGGCATAAATAACCTGGCTGATATCCGCTACATGATCCGGCTTTTCCATTATGCCGTAATTAGCGACCCGATTACAGGCCCTCCTTTTAGCGGTAAGATTGACTTGAGCGATGTTGCACATTTTAATGGTATCTGCGCTTATTGGGAAGCAGCGCTCCTTAAAACTTCGGGTTATACGGGTAATCCATTTGCTCATTACGCACCGCTAACACTTACTCAGGTCCAATTTAATCGGTGGTTACAATTATTCGAACAGGTGATCGATCGGTATTTTGAGGGTGAAACAGCTGCTGACGCAAAAGAGACAGCACAGGCAATGAGCAACCTCCTTATGTTCCGGTTAAGCAAATCTAAATAG
- a CDS encoding YoaK family protein, with protein sequence MTAGLVNAEGFLGFSVLTTNVTGHAALFAERIALQDWKTAQVIALWMCLFFSGAFFSSLVISLIGRNQRFSYLLPVMVEIVILTVTALTGHNYNGTLISKEFFAGSLLFAMGLQNALVTVVSGAAVRTTHLTGTFTDLGIELAQLFRTEAKEKSIVKQKIKLHFSIIFFFMAGAVSGAYLFQRFSFYCFFVPVIILIFALTYDILRIKAKQYYRAGLYSVKGTIKNTHH encoded by the coding sequence TTGACCGCAGGCTTAGTTAATGCAGAGGGATTTTTAGGTTTTTCGGTATTAACAACGAATGTTACCGGCCATGCGGCCCTTTTCGCGGAAAGGATAGCTCTCCAGGACTGGAAAACCGCACAGGTGATCGCCTTATGGATGTGTCTTTTTTTTTCAGGGGCTTTTTTTTCAAGCCTGGTTATTTCTTTGATCGGGCGAAATCAACGTTTTTCTTATCTACTGCCGGTAATGGTGGAGATTGTGATCTTAACAGTTACAGCCTTAACCGGGCACAATTACAACGGCACTTTAATTTCGAAAGAGTTTTTTGCGGGCAGTCTTTTATTTGCGATGGGTTTACAAAACGCACTGGTAACGGTTGTATCAGGAGCAGCGGTCCGAACTACGCATCTTACAGGGACTTTTACAGATCTGGGCATCGAACTGGCACAGTTGTTTCGAACAGAAGCGAAAGAAAAATCGATCGTTAAACAGAAGATAAAACTTCATTTTTCTATTATTTTTTTCTTTATGGCGGGCGCGGTGAGCGGCGCTTATCTATTTCAGCGCTTTTCCTTCTATTGCTTTTTTGTTCCGGTAATAATCTTAATATTTGCCTTAACATATGATATTCTACGTATCAAAGCAAAACAGTATTACCGCGCAGGCTTGTATTCGGTAAAGGGAACTATTAAAAACACCCATCACTAA
- a CDS encoding PAS domain-containing protein has product MFACDLNGAINACNPTAIVFFKFNKEEITGAHVMSVFHKELQLHILEQVRFILIGIRAELKDTLLISKSDKEIPVNLTISRVILNQKLIGISFSCWRYRIIELIYTLL; this is encoded by the coding sequence ATATTTGCCTGTGACTTGAACGGTGCCATTAATGCCTGCAATCCCACAGCAATAGTATTTTTTAAATTTAACAAAGAAGAAATTACAGGTGCTCATGTTATGTCTGTTTTTCATAAAGAACTTCAGTTGCATATTTTAGAACAAGTTCGATTTATTCTGATCGGTATTCGAGCCGAACTTAAGGATACACTATTAATTTCCAAGTCTGACAAGGAAATTCCTGTGAATTTGACTATTTCCCGGGTGATTTTAAATCAAAAACTTATAGGAATTTCATTTTCCTGCTGGAGATATAGAATAATAGAACTTATATATACCCTATTATAA
- a CDS encoding YceI family protein, whose product MNHFYKKILSALVFAAIIIGAAVQQLRAQTFKLIPEKDATIKVLGSSNVHDWTLVSSSMESQGEFKIEENQLRSIAAFTFSLNAKSLKSEHESMDGRTYKTMKADQYPKVTYKLTSATINAASKNKYQVKATGDLAIAGVTQTIVMNILATVNPDNTITVTGSENLKLTDFKIEPPRFMLGAMKVKNDLTIQFNLTYKNNQLLTKTL is encoded by the coding sequence ATGAATCACTTCTATAAAAAAATATTGTCCGCCCTGGTGTTCGCAGCGATCATCATCGGCGCAGCCGTCCAGCAACTGCGGGCGCAGACCTTCAAATTAATCCCTGAGAAAGATGCCACCATCAAGGTGCTCGGTTCATCGAATGTACATGACTGGACGTTAGTTTCATCATCCATGGAAAGCCAGGGTGAATTCAAGATCGAAGAAAACCAGCTTCGTAGTATTGCTGCCTTCACGTTTTCCCTAAACGCCAAAAGCCTGAAGAGCGAACATGAGTCAATGGACGGTCGGACCTACAAAACCATGAAGGCCGACCAATATCCAAAGGTTACTTATAAGCTCACCTCGGCCACCATAAACGCAGCTTCAAAGAATAAATACCAGGTGAAGGCGACGGGCGACCTGGCCATCGCAGGCGTTACACAAACCATTGTAATGAACATCCTCGCAACGGTCAATCCCGATAATACGATCACTGTTACCGGTTCCGAAAACCTGAAGCTGACCGACTTTAAGATTGAGCCGCCAAGATTTATGCTGGGCGCCATGAAGGTCAAAAACGACCTGACCATACAATTCAACCTGACCTATAAAAACAATCAGCTATTAACTAAAACCTTATAA
- a CDS encoding YceI family protein, translating into MRFANLGWLIVLLLLTGFTGIHKPAEPGDTERWLINKSSSLTINGSTNINKFACEIPGYGQTDTLILSRDRGNITLSGSVVLKIRNFDCHNAIMTNDLRKTLKEPVMPTLRISFLSLSKMPALSAHPEVITGLVDIELAGVKKRFEITYQVSADSPNEFHLLGARNVTFSDFNLIPPRKLGGMIKTNDKLSVTFHLAITPLAKS; encoded by the coding sequence ATGCGCTTCGCTAATTTAGGATGGCTGATCGTCCTGTTGCTGCTGACCGGATTTACAGGTATACACAAACCGGCTGAGCCAGGAGATACCGAAAGATGGCTGATCAATAAGTCCAGCAGCTTAACGATCAACGGCAGCACCAACATCAATAAATTCGCTTGCGAAATCCCCGGTTACGGACAAACCGATACGTTGATCCTGTCCAGGGACCGCGGTAATATTACCCTTTCAGGTAGCGTGGTCTTAAAAATCCGGAACTTTGACTGTCATAACGCGATCATGACTAATGACCTGCGCAAAACGCTGAAAGAACCCGTGATGCCCACATTGAGGATCAGTTTTCTCTCCCTGAGTAAAATGCCTGCACTTTCCGCTCATCCGGAAGTGATCACTGGCCTTGTCGATATTGAACTGGCCGGCGTAAAAAAACGCTTTGAGATCACTTACCAGGTATCCGCCGACTCGCCGAATGAATTTCACCTGTTGGGCGCACGTAATGTAACCTTTTCCGATTTTAACCTGATCCCTCCGCGAAAACTAGGTGGCATGATCAAAACTAATGATAAGCTCAGCGTTACTTTTCATCTGGCGATCACCCCCCTCGCCAAAAGTTAA
- a CDS encoding RrF2 family transcriptional regulator has product MFSKSSEYAIRAAIYIAAEGTRDKKIGIGEICDHIVAPRHFTAKILQVLTKNHIISSQAGVNGGFYLDNGQPAISLIEIVKAVDGDGLFKGCGLGLKECSETEPCPIHHQFKPIRNAIIKMMHDATIAGMAAELKKGGGFLRKH; this is encoded by the coding sequence ATGTTTTCAAAATCCAGTGAATATGCTATCCGCGCGGCGATCTATATCGCGGCCGAGGGTACACGGGATAAAAAGATAGGGATCGGTGAGATATGCGATCATATCGTTGCCCCGCGGCACTTTACGGCCAAGATCCTGCAGGTGCTGACCAAAAACCACATCATCAGTTCGCAGGCCGGCGTGAATGGCGGGTTTTACCTGGATAATGGGCAGCCGGCGATCTCCCTGATCGAGATCGTTAAGGCAGTTGACGGCGATGGTCTTTTCAAAGGCTGCGGCCTTGGACTGAAGGAGTGCTCTGAAACAGAACCCTGCCCGATCCACCACCAGTTCAAACCGATAAGGAACGCCATCATCAAGATGATGCACGATGCCACGATAGCCGGGATGGCTGCCGAACTGAAAAAGGGAGGCGGTTTTTTAAGAAAGCATTAG
- the ric gene encoding iron-sulfur cluster repair di-iron protein yields MNQTEELQPEVLDVTIIEPRLKHPTIFARFDALLPGAALIIHNDHDPKPLYYQLLGERGNCFTWNYLENGPQTWEVEIRKNETGEQAQTLGEIVAKDLRKAEVFKKLGLDFCCGGKKTLEAACREKGLDVLTVRAELEKPQTVPAAAQHDFGSWSLAFLADYVVNVHHAYVKTNLPMLLELSEKVAKRHGGAHQELITVYNKVTAMGSELLLHLKKEETILFPYIKQLEARANGQDVPLTFSSVKEPVAVMENDHDIVGRLAEDIKALTNNYTLPENACNSYGLLFKKLEEFENDLHMHIHLENNILFPKAIALEQAGS; encoded by the coding sequence ATGAACCAGACTGAAGAATTACAACCCGAAGTATTAGATGTGACCATCATTGAACCACGCTTAAAACACCCGACCATATTTGCCCGTTTTGACGCGCTTTTACCGGGCGCTGCGCTGATCATCCACAATGATCATGATCCCAAACCGCTTTATTACCAGCTATTAGGTGAACGGGGCAACTGTTTTACCTGGAATTATTTGGAGAACGGGCCGCAAACATGGGAAGTGGAAATTCGTAAGAACGAGACGGGTGAACAGGCCCAGACCCTGGGGGAGATCGTTGCCAAAGATTTACGTAAAGCCGAAGTGTTTAAAAAGTTGGGGTTGGATTTTTGCTGCGGTGGCAAAAAAACTTTGGAAGCTGCCTGCCGGGAGAAAGGACTTGATGTTTTAACGGTCCGCGCAGAACTGGAAAAACCACAAACTGTTCCGGCCGCTGCACAGCATGATTTTGGCTCGTGGAGCCTGGCCTTCCTGGCGGACTATGTCGTCAACGTTCATCATGCCTACGTGAAGACCAACCTGCCGATGTTACTGGAGCTCAGCGAAAAGGTGGCTAAACGTCATGGTGGCGCTCATCAGGAGCTGATTACCGTCTATAATAAAGTAACAGCGATGGGCAGCGAACTATTGCTGCACCTGAAGAAAGAGGAAACCATCCTGTTCCCTTACATCAAACAGCTGGAGGCCCGGGCCAATGGGCAGGATGTGCCATTAACCTTTTCCTCTGTGAAGGAACCTGTTGCCGTTATGGAAAACGACCATGACATCGTCGGACGCCTGGCGGAGGATATCAAGGCCCTGACTAATAATTATACCCTCCCGGAAAATGCCTGCAACAGCTATGGCTTGTTGTTTAAAAAGCTGGAAGAGTTCGAAAATGATCTGCACATGCATATCCACCTCGAAAATAATATTCTGTTCCCCAAAGCGATCGCGCTGGAACAGGCAGGAAGCTAA
- a CDS encoding DUF2249 domain-containing protein, with protein sequence MTINNDSKISEIIKADSRAVDVLVTLNPFFKKLKNPILRKVLGARATVADAAKIGNCSSELILSTLGGIGFEVDLTGEIAGAKLETIGEYSTREYDQVFDARPLLATGNDPFQQIMEQLKSIRAGQTLLLINSFEPAPLIKILASRRYVISVLRKAPDLVETYITAGDEIGDEPGERQTGGDFGALLETFAGRLETIDVRGLEMPRPMITILEQLEKLAEGQALYVHHKKIPVYLLPELTERHFKFSWQAAGEGIDLIIYPGQ encoded by the coding sequence ATGACCATAAATAACGATTCCAAGATCAGTGAGATCATCAAGGCTGACAGCCGTGCTGTCGATGTCCTGGTGACGCTTAACCCTTTCTTTAAAAAGCTCAAAAACCCGATCCTGCGAAAAGTATTAGGTGCCCGGGCGACCGTGGCTGACGCCGCAAAGATCGGCAATTGTTCCAGTGAGCTCATTTTGTCTACGCTGGGCGGTATCGGCTTTGAGGTGGATCTCACCGGAGAAATTGCCGGTGCAAAACTGGAAACGATCGGCGAATATTCCACGCGGGAATACGATCAGGTGTTTGACGCGCGCCCGCTGCTGGCCACAGGAAACGATCCTTTCCAGCAGATCATGGAACAGCTCAAAAGTATTCGTGCCGGGCAAACCCTGCTGCTAATCAATTCTTTTGAGCCGGCGCCGCTGATCAAAATTTTAGCGTCCCGCCGATATGTGATATCTGTACTGCGAAAAGCCCCGGATCTGGTAGAAACTTATATAACTGCGGGCGACGAAATTGGCGACGAACCTGGGGAGCGACAGACAGGTGGGGACTTTGGCGCTTTGCTGGAAACTTTTGCCGGAAGGCTGGAGACGATCGATGTGCGGGGGCTGGAAATGCCCCGCCCGATGATCACGATCCTGGAACAACTGGAAAAGTTAGCGGAAGGCCAAGCCCTGTACGTTCATCATAAAAAGATTCCGGTTTATTTGCTGCCGGAATTAACAGAACGTCATTTTAAATTTTCCTGGCAAGCCGCCGGAGAAGGCATTGACCTCATCATTTATCCCGGACAATAA
- a CDS encoding metal-sulfur cluster assembly factor, translating into MIEIAITDPQYQEKLLLMEMLSIVKDPELDLNIVDLGLIYGVSFDLQEKKISILMTLSTPACPAGDYIRSAVEMTAEKAFPAFTIAIEITFTPAWSADMISEMGRQELGW; encoded by the coding sequence ATGATCGAGATCGCTATCACCGACCCACAATACCAGGAAAAGCTGCTGCTGATGGAAATGCTTTCCATCGTCAAGGACCCTGAACTGGATCTGAACATCGTTGACCTCGGGCTGATCTATGGGGTTTCCTTTGATCTACAGGAGAAAAAGATCAGCATCCTGATGACGCTTTCTACTCCCGCCTGCCCGGCAGGCGACTATATCCGTTCGGCGGTTGAAATGACCGCGGAGAAGGCCTTTCCCGCTTTTACTATTGCGATAGAGATCACTTTTACGCCAGCTTGGTCAGCCGATATGATCAGTGAAATGGGACGCCAGGAATTAGGTTGGTAA
- a CDS encoding adenosylcobalamin-dependent ribonucleoside-diphosphate reductase, with product METAEQTQTYSAEEAYERSLAYFNGDELAARVWVSKYALKDSFGNLFESSPDDMHRRIAGEIARIEQNYPAPLTAGEIYELIRDFRYLIPQGSPMTGIGNPYQIASLSNCFVIGHSGDADSYGGIMKTDQEQVQLMKRRGGVGHDLSNIRPKGSPVKNSALTSTGIVPFMERFSNSTREVAQDGRRGALMLSIAIRHPDAGDFIDAKLDQGKVTGANISVRIDNDFMQAIKVGLPYRQQYPVDSGQPLYQQAIDPVQLWEKIIHNAWQSAEPGVLFWDTIIRESVPDCYADLGFGTVSTNPCGEIPLCPYDSCRLLAINLFSYVDRPFTPVARFDWELFRKHIQAAQRLMDDIIDLELEKVDAILQKIAHDPEDAELKRTEKNLWLNIRKKATEGRRTGIGITAEGDMLAALGLRYGSEEGTAFAVEVHRTVALEAYRASVVMAKCRGAFPIFDSGREKENPFILRLKDADPELYFEMLEHGRRNIALLTIAPTGTTSLMSQTSSGIEPVFMAVYKRRRKVNPGDLDARVDFVDAIGDSWEEYVVFHHRFRQWMTVNGYDTDKHYSQQELDSLVALSPYYKATANDVDYLKKVEMQGAIQQWVDHSISVTINMPADVSEELVGQLYMAAWEAGCKGVTVYRDGCRSGVLVSNSPTATNGESASFPTTRPALLEAEIVRFQNSKDKWIAFIGLIEGKPYEIFTGLADDEDGLLIPKWVNEGIIVKSRDAEGLSRYDFQYKNRHGHKTTIEGLSYKFNPEYWNYAKLISSTLRHGMPIEKIVDLINSLQLDEAINTWKNGVARALKKYIPNGTQARKQQCGTCQSTNLHYQEGCLTCKDCGSSKCG from the coding sequence ATGGAAACTGCTGAACAAACGCAAACCTATTCTGCCGAAGAAGCTTACGAAAGATCGCTCGCCTATTTTAACGGAGATGAGCTGGCGGCCAGGGTATGGGTAAGTAAATATGCCCTCAAAGATTCGTTCGGTAATCTCTTTGAAAGTTCGCCCGATGACATGCACCGCCGTATCGCCGGCGAGATCGCACGGATCGAACAAAACTATCCCGCACCGCTGACCGCCGGTGAAATCTATGAGTTAATCCGGGATTTCAGGTACCTCATTCCTCAGGGAAGCCCGATGACGGGTATCGGCAACCCATATCAGATCGCTTCCCTTTCCAATTGCTTCGTGATTGGTCACAGCGGTGATGCCGATTCTTACGGTGGGATTATGAAAACCGACCAGGAGCAGGTGCAGTTAATGAAAAGACGTGGCGGAGTCGGCCATGACCTGTCTAATATCAGGCCAAAGGGCTCTCCGGTGAAGAATTCCGCCCTGACTTCGACCGGAATCGTGCCATTTATGGAACGCTTCTCCAACTCCACCCGGGAGGTTGCTCAGGATGGGCGGCGCGGCGCGCTGATGTTATCCATCGCTATCCGACACCCGGACGCCGGGGATTTTATCGATGCGAAACTGGACCAGGGCAAGGTTACCGGAGCCAATATTTCCGTCCGTATCGATAATGATTTTATGCAGGCCATTAAAGTGGGGCTGCCCTACCGTCAGCAATACCCGGTCGACAGCGGCCAGCCGCTATACCAACAGGCTATTGACCCGGTGCAGCTTTGGGAAAAGATCATCCACAATGCCTGGCAGTCCGCCGAACCGGGCGTTTTGTTCTGGGATACGATCATTCGTGAATCCGTGCCCGATTGCTATGCAGACCTGGGTTTCGGAACGGTATCGACCAATCCCTGCGGCGAGATCCCGCTTTGTCCTTATGACTCCTGCCGCCTGCTGGCGATCAATCTGTTCAGCTATGTTGACCGTCCTTTTACTCCGGTTGCGCGTTTTGACTGGGAACTTTTCCGCAAACATATCCAAGCCGCCCAGCGGTTAATGGATGACATCATTGACCTGGAACTGGAAAAAGTCGACGCTATTCTGCAAAAGATCGCTCATGATCCGGAGGATGCTGAACTAAAGCGCACCGAAAAGAACCTATGGCTGAATATCCGGAAAAAAGCGACGGAAGGCCGTCGTACAGGTATAGGCATTACAGCCGAAGGTGATATGCTGGCCGCTTTGGGATTGCGTTACGGCAGTGAGGAAGGAACGGCTTTTGCTGTCGAAGTACACAGGACCGTGGCGCTTGAAGCTTACCGGGCTTCCGTCGTTATGGCCAAGTGCAGGGGGGCGTTCCCTATTTTCGATAGCGGGCGGGAGAAGGAAAATCCATTTATCCTGCGCCTGAAAGATGCTGACCCGGAGCTTTATTTCGAAATGCTGGAGCATGGCCGCCGGAATATCGCTTTGCTGACCATCGCTCCTACGGGCACGACCAGCCTGATGTCTCAAACCAGCTCCGGTATCGAACCGGTGTTCATGGCGGTTTACAAACGGCGGCGGAAGGTCAATCCGGGCGATTTGGATGCCCGCGTGGATTTTGTCGACGCTATTGGCGATTCCTGGGAAGAATACGTAGTCTTTCATCACCGCTTCCGGCAATGGATGACAGTTAACGGCTATGATACGGATAAGCATTATTCCCAGCAGGAGCTGGATAGCTTGGTAGCCCTGTCGCCTTATTATAAAGCTACCGCGAATGATGTGGACTACCTTAAAAAAGTAGAAATGCAAGGGGCCATACAGCAATGGGTAGACCATTCGATCAGTGTGACTATTAATATGCCCGCGGACGTTTCCGAGGAACTGGTTGGCCAATTGTATATGGCGGCCTGGGAAGCGGGCTGCAAGGGCGTTACTGTGTACCGGGACGGTTGCCGTTCGGGCGTGCTGGTGTCCAATAGCCCAACAGCAACAAACGGGGAGTCGGCCAGCTTTCCGACGACACGGCCCGCCCTACTGGAAGCGGAAATCGTCCGCTTTCAGAACAGTAAGGATAAATGGATCGCCTTTATCGGCCTCATTGAAGGAAAACCTTACGAGATCTTTACAGGGCTTGCGGATGATGAAGACGGCCTGTTGATCCCGAAATGGGTAAATGAAGGAATCATCGTCAAAAGCCGGGACGCGGAAGGATTGTCGCGTTATGATTTTCAATACAAAAACCGTCACGGACATAAGACCACCATTGAGGGCCTGTCTTATAAGTTTAACCCGGAATACTGGAATTATGCCAAGCTGATTTCCAGCACGCTGCGGCATGGTATGCCCATTGAAAAGATCGTGGACCTGATCAACAGCCTCCAACTCGATGAAGCGATCAATACTTGGAAGAATGGGGTGGCCCGGGCACTGAAGAAATATATCCCTAATGGCACCCAGGCCCGGAAGCAGCAATGCGGGACATGTCAATCAACCAATCTTCATTACCAGGAGGGTTGTCTGACCTGTAAGGATTGCGGCTCCTCCAAATGCGGCTAA
- a CDS encoding ABC transporter permease subunit: MKTIIKYVLLDLLRNKTILVYTLILAVLSVSVLSMSGNSSKGLLSLLNITLLFVPIISVLFATIYLFNSVEFTELLLAHPIKRRVMLVAEFTGVALSLSLAYLLGVGLPVIFLNYSLASLTLLLSGLFLTLIFTALALLIFVVFKDKTKGIGAAIITALFFTLLFDGLLLSFIYSFSDYPIDKPLLGIISLNPVDLGRILVLLQLDVAVMMGYSGALFKEFMGSVVGSLYSIACLSLWVILPLMYAIRRFNKKDL; the protein is encoded by the coding sequence ATGAAAACGATCATTAAATATGTACTGCTTGACCTGCTTCGTAACAAAACGATCCTAGTTTATACGCTGATCCTGGCTGTTCTGTCAGTGAGCGTGTTGAGCATGAGCGGCAATTCATCTAAAGGTCTGTTGAGTTTGCTCAATATCACTTTGCTGTTCGTGCCGATTATCAGCGTTTTGTTCGCAACGATCTACCTGTTCAATTCTGTGGAATTTACCGAATTGCTGCTGGCGCATCCGATCAAACGGCGTGTTATGCTGGTTGCCGAGTTCACAGGAGTTGCTTTATCCTTATCGCTGGCCTATCTGCTGGGGGTCGGCTTACCGGTCATCTTTTTAAATTATAGTCTGGCATCACTCACGTTACTGCTGAGCGGCTTATTCCTTACCCTTATTTTTACGGCCCTGGCCCTGCTGATCTTCGTGGTCTTTAAAGACAAGACCAAAGGGATTGGTGCGGCCATCATTACGGCTTTGTTCTTCACCCTTTTATTTGACGGATTGCTGTTATCCTTTATTTATTCGTTCAGCGATTATCCGATCGATAAACCATTGCTGGGCATAATCTCCCTGAATCCGGTCGATTTGGGTCGTATCCTGGTGCTGCTCCAGCTGGACGTAGCAGTGATGATGGGTTATTCAGGGGCACTGTTTAAAGAATTCATGGGTTCTGTGGTGGGCAGCCTATATAGCATTGCCTGTTTGAGCCTGTGGGTGATTTTACCCTTAATGTATGCCATCCGGAGATTTAACAAAAAAGACCTTTAA
- a CDS encoding ABC transporter ATP-binding protein: protein MITITNLSKSFGRFKALDNLSLQLERGNTVSLLGPNGSGKTTLIKSILGLVIPESGSIAINDAQVKTDFAYRSRIGYMPQIGRYPENMTIKQVINMLKEIRSDHRDHDEELMESFGLPAIQHKTMRSLSGGTRQKVSACLAFLFRPDILILDEPTAGLDPLASELLKDKIVKERNKGKLILITSHVLSDLDEITSHVVYLQDGKLVFYKDVEELKVATGEQKLNKVIATLMQKDFINQHFGV, encoded by the coding sequence ATGATCACGATAACTAACCTCAGTAAATCATTTGGCCGGTTCAAAGCGCTGGATAATCTCAGCCTGCAATTGGAGCGCGGCAATACTGTATCGCTCCTGGGGCCGAATGGATCCGGTAAAACGACGCTGATCAAATCCATCCTCGGTCTGGTTATACCGGAAAGCGGGTCGATTGCCATTAATGACGCACAGGTAAAAACCGATTTTGCCTACCGGTCCCGCATCGGCTATATGCCACAGATCGGGCGCTACCCGGAAAATATGACCATCAAACAGGTGATCAATATGCTGAAGGAAATCCGCAGCGACCATCGCGATCATGATGAAGAATTAATGGAAAGCTTCGGCTTGCCAGCGATACAGCATAAAACGATGCGCAGCCTTTCCGGCGGTACGCGTCAGAAGGTAAGCGCCTGTCTCGCTTTTTTATTCAGGCCGGATATCCTGATCCTGGATGAACCAACCGCGGGGCTTGACCCTTTGGCGAGTGAACTGCTGAAGGATAAGATCGTCAAGGAGCGGAATAAAGGCAAACTGATCCTGATCACTTCGCACGTATTAAGTGACCTGGACGAGATTACCAGCCATGTTGTTTACCTGCAGGACGGCAAGCTCGTCTTTTACAAGGATGTGGAGGAACTCAAGGTGGCCACCGGGGAGCAAAAGCTGAATAAAGTGATCGCAACCCTCATGCAAAAAGATTTTATCAACCAACACTTCGGCGTATGA